The Solenopsis invicta isolate M01_SB chromosome 3, UNIL_Sinv_3.0, whole genome shotgun sequence region tacatcaataatgtttttcatgTTCCGAAACTATTTCCAGTTGTTATTTTGTTACTATTTTGACTAGTCTAGCCATGGGCAGgaatagattttaattatttatataaatatctaaggctaaataattaaagagctAATGAgaatgttcgcgcgatactcaacacATAAGTATCTttctgttcaaatcagctttatttcaaatgtaactttttattaacaatattacaagtgtacgattagctcaatGTTAGCGTAATAGATTATTgttccgaaatcttaggttcaaaTGCCGCCAATGcgtcaaaaattgtaaaataatgcgtaattgtaattagtaaaacaGAATCTTATTATATGCAAAACAgtaaatacagattaagctataagaatatctgttaaaaaactaaaaatttttttaaactacggGATTAACCATACTCTATTTCTGTTTATATATGAAGCATATTGCCGCAACagtaaaaactttttcatataCAAACGTATATAAGATTAACCACactaattctaattaaataaataacatattgccgtaatttttgcaacatcaaaaaacttcttttatatGCTGATTACATTTATCTTATATGAGAACGTATcttaaagtatttatacaataattttcaatcttaaaATTTCGTCAATATGCAAACAATATGGTGAAAGAGTGAGGCCAAGTTTCTGTAGGCAGTTAACCCCTTTTTTTAGCCCTCGAAAATGAACTCGGTTTGGTTTAATCAATAGTTTTTCACGCTGATTCCAAATATATAAGTCTCTAGTTGATGCCATGCGTTCCAAAGAAAATGTGCACCAGAGTTTCAATTCCGTGTCTCAACATTTTGGGGACCATTTTCTCTGGAACAGCAAATTGCATCAACTAGAGACCTACATATTCGGAATCAGCGTGAAAAACTATCGATCCATCCAAACACCGAGTTCACTTTCGAAGGCAAAAATAAGAGGTTAAACTGCCTACAGAAACTTGGCATGCTAAGCCCTGGTAAAAATTACGGATAGAAACAAACAGAAAACGTATCCTATTCGTATCTGTCTGCTTTACTACACTTAATCTATAATTACAGTCAGAAACGGACAGGATGCATATACGcatttgcagacagaaacggaTAGACACTGCGAATTCTAtccgtttctgtctgcaaatgCATATAAGCATCCTgtccgtttctgtctgcaaatgCGTATACACCCCCTGTCCGTTTGTGTCAGCAAATGCGTATACGCACCCTGTCCATTTATGTTTGTAAATGCGTACACGCACCCTAtccgtttctgtctgcaaatacatacatgcatgctatccgtttctgtctgcaaatTCCTATATGCACATTGTTTTTGTATGCAAAtgcgtattattataaaaaaattttttttgtttttttgcacatcttattattcttatttttattataggttaatccAATTcgcatttattctattttactaattacaattacgcattattttacaatttttaaaaacgcattggcgccggcgggattcaaACTCAAGATTTCGAGACAATAACCTAATatgctaacactgagctaatcgtacactcgtgatatcgttaataaaaagttatatttaaagtaaaactgATTTAAACAAGAAAAAACTTACGTGTTAAGTATCACGTAAACACtctcactagccctttgattatttagccttaaatattttaaaaataaacaatataaactatataaataattaaaacctattAAAACATATAACTAAGAAcaattataaactattataattgttacaaattgttataaacataaaaagcacattgcaaaaagcaatttttcaactaatttgtttataataattataattgttataaacaaattaattgaaaaattgctttttgcaatgtgctttttatgttaatcttttttttacttggtcctatttctaattgttattttttagctgTCTTTGCTGGTTTGATCGTGATCTTTAATGGGTTAAAACGAAAAGTAattcgaattataaaataaaaattggaaatagaACCAGAAcgtaaaaagaaactttatgTTAACAAATATGTGCAAAGCACATTGCAAAAAGCAATtctgcaactaatttgtttataacaattataacaactatagcTATTAAGAAAGcgttagatatttttattgaaacatttttcacgtAAGATCAATTAGCGTAAatagttttcctctacagtcaatttttagtaattcgtttataacaattggttgcaaaattgaattttgataagtttttttttacgtcaataatgttttttcatgcttcgaAACTATTTCCAATTCAAAttctttttgctatttttgctgGTCGGACCATGGGCAGGatcgggttttaattatttatacatatatgcgggcagatgcagatagaaatctcgACGGATACAATGCGGATAGATACAGATAGAATTCCTGTACGCAATTGCAGATAGATATAGATGAAATGTAATTACAAGCAAGATGCAGATAGAAACGGACAGGATTGCTGTCCGTAATCGTGGACAAATGCAGATAAAAATCGCGACGAATACAATGCGGATAGACTTGGATAGGATTCTGTTACGTAATTGCAGATAGATACAAATAGTAATCGCACCGGATATAATGCGGATAGACACAGATAGAATTCCGGTACGTAATTGCAAACAGATGCGGACAGAAATCGCGACAGACATAATGCAGATAGAAACGGATAGGATTCGTATACGTAATTGCGGACATGTGCAGACAGAAATCGCGGCGTATAGGATGCgaacagaaacagacagaacttCTGTACGCAATTACGAATAAATATAGGTGAAACCCCAGTAAACATTATTGAGAGGAAGAGttctttttaaagatttcattaatttttcttgaaaatatcaataaattatctttgTACAAGATGTCTTTCAAAAGACCTCTTTAAGAGAACTTTTTAAAGACCTCgatcattaatttttcttcaaaatgacatcaataaattatcttttttcaagATGTCTTTCAAAAGAGCTCTTTATGATGTCTATCTACAGATGTCTCTAGAGTCTCAGAGGAAAGAGCTCTTTAAGAGAACTTTTTAAAGATCTAATtaagttttcttaaaaataatgtatctttTCGCAAGATATTTCTCACAAAACATAACCTAGTTTAATCACATGTGGCGAATATTATaagagcataaaaaaaattacagataataCGAGGGTCATTCAATAAGTAACGAGACAATTACTACTGCTCAAAAACGGCTAAATTGATCCATATGAAACTTTCAGGACATAAAGTTGGCAACCTTGCAATGACATCTGATCAGCTGttcaatcatattttataaacataaccTCAAATTTACTCAGTTGACGATGGCGAGTCCGCTCGAGAATTGCACCGTGGAAAAACAACAATGCCGTGATCAGATTTTTAGTCGCGGAAGATGAGAAAGGTAATAAAATCCACGAAAGAATGTTAAAAGTGTACAGAGACAATTGTTTGAATCGTTCGAACGTTTACAAATAGGTAGAACAGTTTCAAAGTGGCCGTACAAAAGTTTCTGACGAGCAACGCAGTGGACGACCGATCAAAGTTGGGACTTCCTCTCTCAAATCTCGGATTGACGCGTTAATTCAAGACAATAGGCGTATCACTGTTGAACTGATAAGTGAAAAAGTAAACGCGAGTGTTGGAACTGTCCATAACAAGACCTGCAATTCGAACGAAACGCCGTGGGCTCTTGACTGAAGGCGTGATTTTGCTTCATGACAACGTCCGTCCACATACGGCACAGCTGACGAAAGAAAAACTTCAGAAACTGGGGTGGGAGATCCTTCCACATCCCCTACAGCCCCGACCTCGCCCTATCAGACTTCCATCTGTTTAGACCCCTTAAAAATGGCCTACAAGGGATACATTTTTGATGCAATGAAGAGGTAAAAAATCAAATGCAAAAGTGGCTTCAAGATCAACCTAAAGAATTTTATGCCAAGGGCATTTACAAATTAGCAGAAAGATGGGACAAGTGTATAAGTGTTGCTGGAGACTATATTGAAAAGTAACCAAAGTTTTGTACTGATTCAATAAACCGTTTTTGAGCAATAATAATTTGTCTTGTTACTTATTGAATGACCCTcgtataataaacaataaactaGTGTTCGGGCAGTACTCACGACACAAGTTCCTTCCTATTTCTAAATCAgccttactttaaatataactttttattcaagaTATTACAAGTGTacaattagctcagtgttagcgtattaggttgcTATTCCGAAATCGTAgattcgaatcccgccggcgcagatgcgttttcaaaaattgtaaaataatgcgtaattgtaattagtgaaatagagaaatcttatatgcaaaacagGCAATACAAAATTaagctacaaaaataataaGCTTTTGTGTCAAAACGGGCCCCTTTCGACACAAAAGTTTATGAACATACGAGCAACAcatagtatattaaaaataataaaattgttaaaaaactaaaataaaaattatttttgttgcacgttatttactaaaaaaagaaagtttttctAGCATTAAGAGAATTGTCTTAAATCTAGCCTCCTATGCTTATTCAATATTTCTCTACATTTTAGAGTATCTTTTCGAGGTCGTATATAAGAAGCAAATCCTTTAGAATCAAAACGGTAccactgaaaaataaaatatttgttttcagtgtaacaaatttttaatagtaatattttcttGAGATTTAGAAGAAGTCAAAATGCAGTGCTCTTTTAGATGACATTTATAAGAAGTCAGATTGCAGTGCTCCTTTAGATGACATTTATAAGAAGTCAGATTGCCGTATTCTTTTAGATGTCATACATACGATGTCTTTTTTCCTCTAAAATCAACGCATTGAATAACATAATGATATCATTATGTTATCATTCTGATAGTGTTAGAAAACGTCCACCTCTCAAACATAAATACTTTAAAGactctttttgataacattttgctCACTGGGATGTAATTACGGACAAGATGCAGACGGAGACGGATAAGATCTGCTACTACAAATGCGGATTTTCTGCAGATCCGCATATTGTATTTGCAGATAGAACGAACAGCTTGGAGTTAGAAACAGATAGAAATCCTGTCGGTTTTTGTTTGtttctgtaacttttaacagGGAAGAAAATGGGCcccaaaaaattgagatttcgGGAGATGGCACCTCTATTACAGTGGCGTATTCAAAAACCCAATTTAACAAAACAAATAGCAAAACAATCGATAATCGATTGCTGTGCGGGCGATTACATTAAAAACAATTGATTATCTGACCACTCTTTAGTGCACATTTTCTCTGAAACGGTGCATAGCATCAACTAGAGACTTATATATTCGGAATTAGTGTGAAAAACTCCATCGATTCATTTAAACCAAACACCAAATTCATTTTCGAGGTGGCTAAGCTTGGCctcactttttatttatctagGTATCTTAAATTACTGTTTTTTTGGTAAATCGATGATTTACTGTAATTCTGTCGTAAAACTTTCCTatgcagaataattagaagagTTATAGtgtataaaaaatcatataattccattaaaaaaaaaatggtgatAATCttcatacaatttaaaaaaattctacaaattaattctacaaattaattttattgttattcgtCTCcctttaaaacatataaattttgtttgacatatttcgtctaaaacacaatattttaaatatttaagcatATTAAACAATacgacaccctgtatattaaaagttaccttttgcatttttaaatatttaaataactacCATGCAAAAAATacttacaataataaaaacattatcaataataaaaccATATAATAGCCATTGAAATGTAACTAGTGTGCCCATAAATATAAGTGGAAATGGAAGAATTTccgtattttttgtttttataacctgtttctaaaagaaaaaaaaacagtatgttaattataattgtcatattataaatattataaaaatattttagaaaaattcaagctatgaaaaaaaaattctgcttACAAGATGTACAAGAGGAGCTGCTATTAATAGGAAGAGAAGTATTGTAACCACAATCCCAAATCTGAATTCAACATTTGCTGGATGTTCTATTTGTGCATAGACAAGAAAAATTACAACAAAGATTGTcactttatatattaatttaagcacttctttctaaaaaaaaaatataataattagatagtttttatcaatattaaattaaacatgatTAATGTCAAGAGTGAACAAGAATATACCGTGTTTGGtgcataatagtaataaattatcatataaatcATATTTGTCAATAAACCAAATACATTAACGTTTATCATGTTAGAATCACCTAACATCCAAGCGTACTGAAGCATTAATATGGATctgaaacaattatttatttagttacataatataaattaacttattttttttaaatattattttattttaagtaccaTGATAGAAGTTTTTaggaaattttaatgaaatttcaataaaattttattgaagtctgtttattttttgatattttgaacaGTAATTTCGTCAAAAATTTACTActcaataaaagtttaataaatttgtcattaaaaatatttagaatttttcattgcaattttattaaaaatttatttataattttaataaaatgttaataagttagtacattatttaatttgtttgttgCTATTTCATTAAGTATTCATAACAATTTCaatagtttcaaaaattttcttactttttattaaatagtattattaataatttttcgttaaaatttcattacattttcaataaattcttaataaaatgtcatttaCTTTGCATTAGCCATAAAAATAATcttcccaatcagcacacaatattttttaaatgttttgttaatattcattttatatgaACTATTCATTGCACAATTcgttataacaataatatttattaaatatttattttacattaattatttatttaaaataataatttaaaacaaatattgatttaatatttaacgttgatttaatatttatttttcattaattacttatttaaaataatgattcagaaaaaatatttaacgtttatttaatatttatgttacattaataatttatttccaataataatttgaaaacaaatatttgttcaaCATTTATTcgacattaatttattacttattttacattaattattcaaataatctaaataatgtCAAATTCGTATGAGTACATaacagtaaacaaaaataattagaattaaaattaaaataaggcTGTAAAAAAGTAAATCAAGGTCCAAAAGAATGCCGTTAAACCCAACACCAGATGTTCGCGTATAAGAATCAATATAATGaacaattattgttatatatcaTTACAAACGTTTCGATCCCATGTTTGGATCATCCTCAGTGTAAAAATTATTGGTTGATCATCATTCTTGTATAGCGcagttacaaaaaattggcaGTCAAAATGCTACAGTGAAAACTGTGAATATCGACTTATTATTTTAGGCAGcgtgtaaattaaaattaaaattaaaataagtaaagcTTTGAAGAAGTAAATTAAGGTCCAAAAAAATGCCGTTAGAGCCAACACCAGTTCGCGTGTaagaatcaatataattaaCGATTACTATTACATATCATTATAAACGATTATTGTTActtatcattataaaaataatcaggACTTTAACAAGCAAATTTTATTCCGAGTAATACACTTAGAGAATTGACATCTACAatctcataaattataaaaatcagaaaaaattagtTACAAGTATATTAATGAAACGCGTTTCTTACTGTACAGAGCCTTCATCAGTAAACTTAAACATTAGTACATTTCAACAAATTAActgtaataatatgtaataacaaTATCTCGTATTGATAACACAATAACAAGTAGCTACGCCCTCGAGTTattgctgcttttccctcctcaccgcgccaagcctacagccgcggctgtctacatctcggcgaccggcgggcggtccttgcgcgcggtaatacgcgcttattcgcagactttcttaattttttttttttcgttaactatagcaaatattaaaaaatggtaaaggacttttctgctcagttttacttgatctatcaatccacgaaacgaCGGgtggtagttacctgacaccctgtatgtatatatatatatatatatatatatatatatatatatatatgaacctttgattcaaatttttgagataaacacgcaattaaatgtgaataaatagttaaatcaacaaataaataataaataaatagtaaaaattaaattaataaatataatgcaatCCATGTGCtttcgttaaaataattataaaatttaaaaattaagttaaaaaaaagcaCTGAGACTGTGAtcttatgattaaaataattttgtctaataaattttttttataattaattattcatttgaaacaattttaaaaacatttattaaacatttatttaatatttgttttttttttcattaaatattcaatttaaataattcttcttTGTTAGAGTTCTTAGAaagaagttttttaaatatttatttaatattatttaagtatttatttttcataaattatttaattgaaaaaaatagattttagtaatcatttcttaaatgttaatttaatatttatttaaagttaatttaatattaatttgtttacttatttttaatctctgtaaaattatatttatttatttaagatttaaactatttatttttctatttaaactatttatttttcaattattagttaattttaatattcgtttaaaaaatgtttcaataacgtctgtaaaaatcagtaaaaaattaaaacttaatatataaaatataacaaatgacAAACAAAGTCGAGTCAAgcgaaataaaaatcttacaataatacgctaaatttaaagtttatctCTAAGCAGTTTTCatatacaattacataaacATGGTTCGGACTTACTTGTCCGTCTTCAATATGTTACAATTTCGTATATGCCgcttacataataatttctGTCTATTGATCATTTTAAAATACCAGAAGTGTAAGGAACAAAATACATATTAACTATATTGAGATCACAACGTAAATTAATATCACGCATTTTTAAACCTAGCGTATAAAACCAATAAACATCTTTATATAATTGTgcaacgctggtacttttccggTGCGGCGGGAGTATCGGGATATCTTTCGGTGCGTTGGGATATCGCCGGATCGGTTGTTCGGATGTGCTCGCCAGATGCCAGGGTTTTTCGGTAGTAATGAGAACTCCGTGTTGAGTATAATAATgcaaacgtaacaatatatttatcagatataattgaaatacacaagtaatacCAAGGCACTCACTGGAGTGCTCGGTTAAACAGTAATCGGAcccgcgcaaaataaaagaacggacaaaatataattcgcggcgtaaCTTAACGTTTaaaagaacggattcggataactaaTGAAACGAATGGActggtattatgcgctatgcgctcggaggtagcaatcaGAGTTGCTCGGTTAAATAATAATCGGTCccgcgcaaaataaaaaaactgacaaaatataattcgcggcgtaacctaatacaaaagaacggattcggataactaaagaaacggacggactggtattatgcgctatgTGCTCGGAGGTAATAATCGGAGTCGCTGTAAAGCGGCTAACTTAACGTGCGGTTAAAcaggccgtgattggcccgcgcgacggacaGTCGTGATCGCGGAATCGGCGGCGCGTGGTGCAGcggacggttccgcgatacgcgaaaGTTGTCGACGTTAGAGACCTAAGTGGTCTCACTCCGcggggtgttgtcaccccgtgggGAGTAGGTTTACGGATTGAGCCGGAGGAAGGCGTCAAGTATTCCCGACGACGGtgttggtctcgagaatccccgagaacggacttgcgggacggacggttcctattggccgagaatacccagccgcaaAAACGACGAGTATTTTCGTCGCGGACGAAGGATGGGGACcagccgagtattcccagctgttaggaccgacgagtatgcccgtcgccagatagttggaacgagaatgcccgttcccgaggaagtacttgagaatacccaagctaaggagcgccGAGAATACTCGGCGCAGAAGcggagtaggtgcgagatcgATGGCTCGAAGCGATCTGATttcggctgcccgctgccggcttatatagcggtccgcgcggtcggacgtaccaatcagcgcgcgcggttgggccAGCCGGAGTAGGAACGCTTGCtaaacgcggcgcgcggcatgCACGGTAGCGCGTGATTGCGACAAGCTTAGccgagcgcgtgcacgtgctcggtcttacgcggtgttcggcgtttggaccggagtAGCGGTGCGGCGgaaaggcgtaacgttacaattGTATACGAAATCTGCTTATagataaactttaaatttttacgtattGTTGTAAGATCTTTATTTCGCTCAACTCGACCTTGTTTATTGCTTGTTatcatcgacatacagaatggactgctgatgaccgtggtgagggtagaaagacacatagagtgagaggcagacaatatgaagaacgttcgttctctgtctactaagtttAATTGGTTGTTGTGGCCCCAGCaaccaatcagacttagtagacagagaacgaacgttcttcgtattgtctgcctctcactctatgtgtctttctacccccaccacggtcatcagcagtccattctgtatgtcgatgcttgttatattttattgttaaatatttcaaggtcaaaagtaattattaattttattattaattatatatatttatataaataatatgttttaaccCTCAAAGGCCACACTGAGTCTGGTATACCCGgactatttacaaaaatgcttggcatTTATAAACCGTAAGAATTGGGGGGACAGAAGTTAGCgaatatttctatcaatatctCCACTACTGATTTCTCATAATAGCAGTCTCCAAAAATTGAGTCTCTAAAAAagtctctaaaaattttatacagtcATGTTTTTTCAAGATATGGTTACGTTACAGCCAGTGTGTCAGAAacgtatgtattgtaaaaaaaattttaatttttctttaacaagaaaaaataaattgattaatagcattttgtataatttttgactttatttttgtactctGACCAACGAGAGACTGGTTCGTTTCTGCGTTTTgacaaaaaatgtcaaaattgcaCCACTGTAAGAAAAACGCGTAGATGGCCTATGCAATACTTTTCTGAGATGTTAGATCAAACTAGCGTCAATTCGTTcataatttataagttattaaaaaataaaacaaaaaaatatcgtaaagATTACATACGAGAGCTAACTATAGCTCTCACCAAGCCATTTCTGACACATCGTTTCGCTTTTTCAACGTTGCGAACGGTATTGCgtgtacaaataaaaagttttctaGACTACACAGACATTCTTGAAAATCAAGATCCTCGCAATTTGTTGGCAGATAATAAAACGACCAAGTCAAAAAGATATTCATTCTGTCCGTCTACTCTTGatcaaaaaatgtgtaaatgtCTAACATGTGACAAACCGGTGTGTAAACATCATAcagcaaaaatttgttgcaaatgttccatgtaataaattataataatatatattatatagtatattttgtgttttttcaagtCTTATAATCgaaaacaaataattcattCTATCAACTCATCTTTTCTTACgctaaaaaatcatttaacttCACCTTGcagaataaatatactttttgaaaacaattgaaataacaatatttttttcttaaagtacgtttttttcctttcaaaatCCGTtggaaaaatttctctaataatttTCCTTTtgaaattacgaaaaaaaaaaaccgtttttttcgCGAGTACGTTTTCATCTATCGTGactatttcaaatatattcaatttctcaatttttgcatctatttattcttcttcttgaccttctggcgtatcaattaaaaaaaaaattgttcaaattctatGTATTAGATACCAagatatacgcaattgaaaatggtcTGGTAATTTACACCCATGTGTGGTAAAATATCGAATCCAGTATAGTGTATACGCTGAGGATTAATTACACAGacacacaaaaagaaaaagtgttCGAAATACTTAcgtatccctatgtattttgacgccctGAAACAGAATATAACTTCAGAATTGTTCCATCAggtcaggatttttttttaccgagctgaatagtgtaattttaaggaatattTGGCCATtttttgaatgtaaaaaaatcctGACCTGATGGAGTAATTCTaaggtcatattcggtttcaaggcgttaaaatatatagaaatacatAAGTGTAGtctctcggacatgacacttGTTTCTTTTTGTGTGCCTGTGTTATATATGTTTCGtcataacatatattgacttgaTCTATTAGTAATGTACACATATTAGCAGTGTTTACAAATCATCACGACGCAGCAGTCGCAGACAGGGTTGGGCATGATACCTCATATTTTAGGCGTGGAATTTTATACGCAGAAAACTCGAGTATTCTGCGCAAATAATTAACCGAGATTTTTTGCTGTAGAAAACATAAaacttctttttgtttttttttttcacttttgccAACCTTTCTATGTTGCCAACTTTTACTTGAACgtgactttttaatatttttaaataatatttgcattataaaaattggatttatattgttcttattttaaatttttatcaagatatCGACTTTGCATGGACTAGAAAG contains the following coding sequences:
- the LOC105197271 gene encoding sugar transporter SWEET1; protein product: MVLEDYKEIVGLCAMYTTMAQMLSGTLICRNIIVKGSAKGVDPMPFLGGIGLSILMLQYAWMLGDSNMINVNVFGLLTNMIYMIIYYYYAPNTKEVLKLIYKVTIFVVIFLVYAQIEHPANVEFRFGIVVTILLFLLIAAPLVHLKQVIKTKNTEILPFPLIFMGTLVTFQWLLYGFIIDNVFIIFQNAVGFTLSIAQLSLFLIFPSKESKDGVLNKQRKED